The Microtus pennsylvanicus isolate mMicPen1 chromosome 5, mMicPen1.hap1, whole genome shotgun sequence DNA segment TTGGCTTCCAAACGTGAGCGTGCCGTGTATCTGTAAACCCCACCCCAACTCTGGTCTAAGGAGGGCATCAGATATGGAGTGTTCGGTGTTTGGGtgctagatcctctggaagagtggtaaGCAATCTGAATCGCTGAGTATTCcgtctccagccccctcaaagaACCTGAAGTTTAGTAGTAAATTGTTAAAACAATCAGGAAAATACGACGAATGAACAGTAAAGATAGGCATGAagactgggctgtggtggcgcacacctttaatcccagctctcaggaggcagagggaggtggatttctgtgaatttgaggtcagccaggtccacggagcgagttccaggacagtcaagactgttacacaatgaaaccctgtgtggggggggagtggagAAGAGGTGAGAAAGTGTGAAAATACAGAAAAGGGTCCTGACTGACTGGAATAATCAGAAAAGCTTTCCTACATTTATTTAATAAGGTTCCATGCAGAGCCgcaaaggaaagaagaatacTTGTCTTTGGAGGATGGCAAGGATTTCTGGAGCAGTAGGAAAGAAGCTTGGTAGAGACCAACGTAATTGCAGAGAAAGAGTGGAAAATGCggtatttttaagagaaaattttgCTCTAGTGCCGCAGTATGATATTAGATGAGGGTTAGTGTCTTGACTGCGAGTGTCCACTTGGGGGTGCTGTTTCAAAACAGCGGCGACTTGAACTAAGGTGAAAGGAAAGTGCAGCAGGTAGAACGTCAAACAAAGAAAGCGGTCTAACATTTggacaaataaacacaaacagaGTGATACGCAAATGTTAACTCTCTCCCTTACTACTGCGTACTCGGCAACTTAGTCTCTGACAGTGCCACAAAACTGAGCCCTACAATCCTCCTTGGGCTCAGACCAGCTTATCTCCCTTTAGAGACTACTATTCCCAGGAACCCTCGAGGGAGGTCAGGGTCCCTGTCCTCTTCCAGGGTGCAAGAGTGGTCCGCCGCATGGCcttctgggagttgtagttctgcAGTGTCCTTCGGGAGTTGTAGTTCCCTTCCCACAATCGGCTGGGCGAGGCGGCGCCGGCGATCAGAGCTGCGCTGGGTGTTCAGGGGCCAAGATGGCGGCGCGCCGGGGACGGAGAGACCGAGTCGCGCCGCCTCCGACCGGGGGCCCGGGTCCTGACCCTGGCGGTGGAGTTCGCGGCGGCGGTTGGACGAGTTGGAGCCAAGCGCCGTATGGGACCGTGGGCACCGTGAGCGCCGCGGAGCAGGTGAGAGCGTGGCCGGCGGCCCGCGGCTGGCAGCAAAGCGGCGTGTGCCGGGCGGTGACACGTGGACGCCACAGGAAAGGGAGGAAGCACTTGCGTGCCGATGCTGCGGGAGCTGGGTAGGGTTGAGAGCACCTAAGTCGTTTGCTGGGGGTTCACCAGCAGAGGTAGGAACCCTGCGGCGACTCCTGGGGACGCCTGATGGACAGAGTCGGGCGTCGGAAACGTGGCCCTTGCTGGGGCGGCAGGCATTCGGGATTGGACTGGAAGGCTAAGACTCCTTTCTAAGGATGCCGGAGAGAGCTCCACCAGCTTGGCGCCGTAGTTCCTTTTTCGGAGCACGTGGGGTGTGGGGGAGACGATTTTCCCGGGAGAActtgtctgctccccctccccctaggCGGCGCGGGCGCCCACGTGGGTAGGGCTTGCCGCCGGGGCGGGGGGAACCCGGGGCGCGGGTCCACGTGGGGGCGGGGAAGGGATGTCCACGTGGCTCCTGTCCCAGGCTGTCGGGCATCTAGTCTCCGCGCTGGAGCCGCACTGCCGGGAACTGGGTGTGTCTCAGCTGCTCCCGCCATCTCTGGCCTGTGCTGGGGACCTCTGGCCTGGAGGTAGGGGCTGCTACAGGCAACTTTTCTCAGAGCCTTAGGAGAGTTTTTTCCCTCTTGCGTGGGTCTACAACGCCTTCCGTCGGTGGATGGTGGACTTTGCAGATGTTCTCGAAGCGCGACTTCCTAGAAATGTCAGTGTGAGGCGAGGGTTGGAGGACTGAGCTGAAGGGCAGTGGAGGAATGAGTTCGTTGAGGCTTCTGTCTGACCGGCTCGGAGTAGGTTGAGTCACAAGACACTGGCGGTTTTGATTGCCTGAAGTCCTTCGTCTGTGATTCAAGGGTCATGGGAATGTCAGTTTACCTGGACCTAGCTTAATTTGtcctctcacttttttttttttgcatcttatTTTTTGGAGGAGATGGTTAAGGCATGCTCCTCCGAACTCACAGATACAACTGCTTGTgagttgtgtctgtgtgaggctttttgaaatttttgatgGAGATAGGAAAAGTTTTACGTGGTTTGAAAACTATTAAATATTAGTTGAATATTTAATGGGGGTCAGGAAGAATTCTGTACATGTGTTTACTTCAGTTCTCCTTACTTAAGAGGGTTTTTATCCTGCCCTTCATGGTGGGATTCCAAAAATGTTCAACCATGTTGACAGTGAGTGAGCAGGAATTGTGTTCTTGAAGCAGTTTAAGCAGAGTCCTTGACagcacacacccccacccccacaaacacAAGTGAAAGTTGGGTTGCAGGCTTCCCAGTAATACAAGGTCCCACAGAACGGCCTAGAGGATAATGACTTTGGGATCAATTACTCTTTTCCTCCAACTTGTAAGAGGTCCCATCTTTTGTGTGCTGTTCACATCACCATCTGGGAGAAACAGCAGGGATCCAAGATTGAGCTCTAATGTGTTAGATAGTCCGCCAACCCAGTAGTTATCGAGGTGCCGTATGTTTACGAGCAGATGTGTTGCTAAACCACGCAGATGTGATCCGTGCGGTCTTCGGTTTAACTCAGGGTGGGCAGATAATGAGTGCttgtgggagagagaaggaaagtgcAGTTTCTTGAGGGTTGTGCAGTCATCAGTAGTAATCTTACTTGAAGAGTGTGTGAATGGAAGAGACCCCCAAGACTGAACTGTGAGACACTTTCATCAGAGGAATGGTCTGTGAAGACCAAAGGTATGGCTCTTAGAGAAGAACTGAGACCCGCCTACCAGAAGGGTGGAATGGGAGAAGATGAGCAGGCGAAGAGACTGGCTGGAAGAGCAGAGCATAAGCCATTATAAGGAGTTTAAATCCATTGCTAAGAGCTGTAAGATACCACTgaagggattttgtttgtttggttggtttttttcaagacagtgtttctctgtagtatTGGCTGTCCCAGAATTTGCTCGGTAGAACAGAtcaacctgcctttgcctcctgagtgctgagatcaaagatggcagcacacacacccctccccccatagCTTTTGAAGAGACTAATGATGGTCCTAGGACATGACTTGATGGTCCTAGAAATGACAGTTTTTGTTGCTTGGGATTCAACTATATGTTAGTGTCTAGATAAAGTGCCTGGACTGGGCTTAGAGGTAGGAGAATCAAAAGTTTAAGGTTTTAGCCTGGTGGAGGTGGTCtgtacctataatctcagcactgaggagatagaggcaggggaatatctgtgagttcaaggccaacctagtctacagttTCAGAATAGAGGGCAGTTTAAGGATAGCTTTGGTTACATAGCAAgtgcaagaccagcctgagctacatgataTTTTTGTCTCCAAAAACTAGATTTAAAGTTGGCTTTGAATTCTGGATGAGCAAACTTGGTGTGAGAAAGCCAACTGAGAGGCTGCTGGAGTTCAGAGTGTTAGTGGGGAGCATGCTTTGTCTTGGACTCAGCCTTGGTTGATCTGGACCCCCTGGAATCTACCTTCCCTAGGGATTGTGCAGAGTATGGGTGAAGTGGTTCAAGGGAGATAGATGACTCCATCTTAGCCTCCAGCACCTGCTGAGAGGAGGTGGAGATGATGGTTTACAGGGCTGGACCAGTCTGGCCTGggctggagaagggaggaggcagatgCAAGCTACTGCTCACCTATGACTGTTTGCTGAGCCAGGTGCTATTCAGCTTCTGGTTCTAATTACAGGACTGAAGATCTAGGTGGGAGGGGTTAGTCCCTAAAACCTGCTGCCTTTTCACAGCAGCTCTGGGCCTAGACTCCTAGAGCGTCCTCAACCAGCCTTTCCTCCCTGGGCCCTGCAGCTCCAACTCTGAAGAGGATTGGGTGTATCGAGAGGTGTGATCTTTTTCTTTGGAAGAGTCCAAGTACCTCCTCATCTCCCTTTGCTGCAGAAGGGCGTCTTGTTTGTCTGTTGGATTCTGCCCCCAGCCTTTACACCACACTTCCAAAAGCACATATGCATAGTTGGGGCTCTGGCCTCACCAGTTCCATTTTGGGCCTTGCCCATTCCCTGTCTGTGACACTTAACAGGTCTGGGCGGGTCCTGCTTCATGACAAAGCTTAAGATACTGCTAGTTCACAGAAGCATTCGAGGCGGGGCCTCCATCTGTGGAATCAGGCTTTCTCTCTAGCTCCCATTTGGTAGGGGTGGTGAAGAGTTTCTTCCCTTAGAACTGCTTTCAACATATTGTGGCTCACCATTGGGTCTACTGGTGTAGCTCAGTTACAGTCTTAGAGTGGGCTCCAGCTCCAAAGAACAGGGAGTGTGGATCTTGTATACAAGATGTTGTAAGGCATAATGGGTAAGGAGTGGGGATAGGCCCAGAAgaatataagtgaatacatggATGCAATCCTAAGTATTATTTGCACCAAATGAGTTGGAATctattattttcctcttttaagaAGAGTAATTTTcttcctagcactctggaggcagagactggcagatagatctctgagttcgaggccagcttggtctaaagagcaagttccaagacaggctccaaagctacagagaaaccctgtcttgaaaaaccaaaatcaaacaaacaaaaagtacagagaaatcctgtcttgaagaaaagaaaaaagaaaaacttaaacaaCAAAAAGGTTTTTGGGGGCTCTTGTTTTGGTGTGAGAAACTCTACCTTGTGAGTTCAGGGGACTGGACAGAGAAGTTGAGCCATTTCCATGGCCCAGGGTTATGTTAGGGATTTGACAGGATAGGCAGGATGTGGTTGTCAGGAGGTTGAAAGattgaaaagaatatttttgagCTGGTGTGAGACGAGATCAGCCTGGGTGAGGGAGGCCTAAAAGGTCCTCTTTAAAGCCTGGGattggagctcagtccagaacAGAAGCCTAAGGGGGCCTGGGGTGAATTGTGAGTTAGAAGCTTAACTcccctgacttttcttttttctctggtACCTTTCCCACTGACAGCagatgacttttgttttgttttttcgagacagtgtagctctagctgccctggaactcactccactctgtagaccaggttggccttgagcacAGAAACAGTACTGCCTCTGCATCCCTTGCTGGGAGTAAAGGAGTGAACTGCTGCCCACCTAGCAgataacttttttgttgttgttgtttgtttttcaagccagggtttctctgtagctttagaacctgttctggaactagctcttgtagtttaggctggcctcgaactcacggagattgccctgtgcctcctgaatgctgggattaaaggtgtgggccaccttCCGCCCAGCACAGATaacttcttaagatttatttcagccaggctgtggtggctaATGCCTggacaatcccagcacttgggaggcgcggggcaatctctgagttcaaggccagcctggacctacaaagctagttcctggatagccaaggctatgagaaaccttatcttgaaccaaatgtttatttactctttgtggtagggttttttgtttgttttgcttttgtttttgtttttggagacagggtttctctcaatagctttggagtctgtcctggaacttgctctgtaggccaggttggcctcgaattcacagagctccaagtgctggaattaaggcatgcaccaccaccgccctgcatgACGGGGTACAGGGTTTCTTAAATAGATCAGTTTGGTCTGAAATTCACatacaatccttctgcctcagtttttcCAGTGTTtgtgttacaggtgtgtgctaccttaagcagtccagcacttgggaggcagaggcaggcagatatttgaggccagcctgctcttgaaaacaagttccaggacagccagggctacatagagaaactctctATCTCCTAAAAGCCTTTATtatcatcattgccatcatcatAGTGTGAGCGTGGGTGAAGGAGTCCTTTGGAGTACGTGTGGGTCagtgagaggacaactttgtggagttgtttCTTTCCTACACCTCTGTGGGTTTGGGGGATTCAATTCCAGTAGGCTTTTGAAGTAAGTACTTTTACTTGCTAGCCAATCTTGATCTTTCTGATGTTCTTACTCTCCAGTTTGATAACGTCTCATGGCTCCAGCTGTTTGTGGGTAGAGTCTGAACTCCGCTCTGCCCAGAACACTGCCAGCCTTGTTGGTGCTTTTGCTTCTGGCTTATACCTCTTTGCCTAGCTAGTCTAGATCTTAGACCATGGTGGTGATGCTGCTGTTTGAGCCCATTGGTGGAGGGCTGGATGTCTGATTTTAATGGGGTTTAGTTAGCTGCTTTCCAAAGGACTTGGGTCTTTCTGACTCACTCTTTCCCTCTTTTGCCTCAGGTCCATGAGGAGGGGGACGACTCTAGCTTTGTCAGTCTTTCTCGACTGGGCCCATCTCTGAGGGATAAAGACCTGGAAATGGAGGAGCTGATACTGCAGGATGAGACACTACTGGGGACTATGCAGAGCTACATGGATGCCTCCCTCATCTCCCTCATCGAGGATTTTGGGAGTCTTGGAGAGGTGAACTGGGGCAAGGCTTGGAGTTCTCTAGACAGGATCTTTGCATGGGCTGTTCTGTCTCCTAATATCTGTGGAGTTGTTTTAGACATGGCTTTGTTTCCAGATCCTTGGCCTATCGGGAAGCTGAGTATTTGAAAGATGTTTTGTGTGGGTCGAGTTAGACTGCAGAATGTCAGACAAGTGCATGAAGGGATGCCTTTAGCTTGGAGCATGCTCCAAAGCTTATCTCCTTTCAGGCTCTTTGACCTATATGTCCAGGAGGTCCTGGTCTGCTTTTGAGCCTAATACTGGTCTAGCCCAGGATAGGTTTCTGAACATCTTACCTCTTACCTGAATGTGAGAATGTGAAGCCCAAGCTAAGAGTCAGTTTAATAGGTCTCTGTTAGCACTGGAGTTGAGTGGGTAGGAAAAGATGGGAGCCCATGcgacctggaactcagatcctTCTTGCTGGGAGGTTAATTCTCTTGGCATCTAGTTATTTTTGTGGCTTAGTAGGTTATTAGAGATCTTGGGGGGACCCCTTTTCTTTCTGGAGCAGAGCAGGTTATCTCTGGAAGACCAGAATGAAATGTCGCTGCTCACAGCTCTGACAGAGATCTTGGACAACGCAGATTCTGAGAACCTGTCCCCATTTGACAGCATTCCTGATTCAGAGCTGCTTGTGTCTCCTCGCGAGAGTTCCTCTGTGAGTATGAGAGGGTGGGATGTGGCTAGTACAGAGGTCACAGCCACATCTGTAAGCCTCTTCATATAACTCTGCACAAACTGATTTGgggtttctcttctttttagCTCCACAAGCTACTCACTCTTTCTCGGACACCCCCAGAACATGACCTAATCACTCCAGTTGACCACTTGGGGCCTAGCACAGGCAGTAGTAGGATGAGTGGGGTAAGCCCGATCTGGGGACCTTCGTGAACTCACGGTTTGGGGAGGACATAGGGACAGTCTGGAAAGCATGTCTTGAGGAATGCCTTTTGAGCCTGCTCTTCTCTCCTGCAGGTAGAGATGTCCCTTGCAGATTCTCCTTGGGACttttctccacctcctttcttggAAACTTCTTCCCCTAAGCTACCTAGCTGGAGACCCTCAAGACCAAGACCTCGATGGGGTCAGTCCCCTGTCCCACAGCAGCGCAGtgatggagaagaggaggaggaggttgcCAGCTTCAGTAGTCAGATGCTTGCTGGAGAACTGGACAACTCTGTGAACAGCTTGGACTTCCCCATGCACCTGGCATGCCCAGAGGAAGAAGACAAGCCAACAGCAGCAGAGGTGGCAGTGTCAGCACCTGCTGATGAGAGCATCTCCTCCCTGAGTGAGCTGGTACGCGCCATGCATCCCTACTGCTTGCCCAACCTCACACACTTGGCATCACTTGAGGATGAGCTTCAGGAACAGGTGGATGATTTGACAGCTCCTGAGGgttgtgtggtgctggagatagTGGGCCAGGCAGCCACAGCTGGTGATGACCTGGAGATCCCGGTTGTTGTGCGCCAGATTCCTTCTGGATCCCAGTCTCTGCTCTTGGATGAGTCTGCAGGGGCCAGTCCTGCCTTGCAGCTACTCATGCCCACCATGGAGGCCAGGATGGAAGCAGCTGTGCCTAAGGTTGTCCCTTGCCCTGATCAAGAAGAATTATCATTGAACTCTGCCTGCTTATTGGAGCCCAGGGAAATCATGGAGTCATTGGCACCCAAGGAGCTTCAGAACCTACCTGCCAGTGCAATTCAGGGTTCTCAGAGAGTTCCCAGAAAGGGcaggaagaagagcaaggaaCAGTCAGCAGCCTGTTTGGAAGGTTATACCAGGAGACTGAGATCATCTTCTCGTGGACAGACCACTGTGGCTACAGAGGTGAACTCTCAGGCGGGTAACTTACAGAAACAGCCTCAGGAAGAATTGCAGAGAGAGGCTGGAGCTCCTCAGAGCAGGGGGAAGCCACGGGCCTGGGCTCGGGCATGGGCAGCTGCCTTGGAGAAGCCTGAGTCTGAGAACTTAGAGAGAAGTGCAGGACAGGATAGCCCTGCTGAAGAAGATGTCCTTGACCTCTGCCCTAAGCTGGTTGATACTAGCCAAGCTGACCCCATGCCAGTTGACTCTGTTGAAGCTGGTGCAGCTGCAGTTACGCATGCTATAGCTGACTGTATACCTGTTGACCAGGCTTCAGCTAGTACAGAACTGATTGGTCCTCTCCCGGTAGGCCCAATGCTGACTGACAGGACAGGAATTAAACCTGCAGTGTCTATTCCCACTTCAGATAACTTGTCTCCAGCTGGTGCTGTCCCAGCTAACACAGTGACAGTTGACTCTGTTCCACATGACCTGGCTCCAGTAGACCCTGTGCTAGTTAAGCACAGACCAACCGACCCTAGAcgtgctgcagcagcagcagctcagggGACTCGTCTTTCCCTAGATTCCTCAGCCCACCCCAAGGTTGCAGGTCCTCTGAAGGTGGAAGGTAGCACCAGCGCTACAACCCAGGAAGCCAGACCTCGACCTCTCAGCCTGTCTGAGTACCGCCAGCGAAGGCAGCAAAGacaaacagaagcagaaggcagGAATTCTCAGCCCCCCGCTGGCAAGTGGCCTAGTCTCCCAGAGACCCCCACAGGGCTGGCCGATATCCCTTGTCTTGTTCCACCAGCCCCAGCCAAGAAGACAGCTCCACAGAGAAGCTCTGTACCAGAGACTTGTTTTGTGTCTGTGGGTACCAACCCTGCTTCCCCTACTCCTGAGCCTTCTGCAAGCAAACCTATGGTTTCCGTTCACTCGGAACAGGTGCCGTCTCATGAGATGCCACTTCCAGTTAGACCACCCCATCCTACCTTGCAGTCTGTGTCTCCTGCTGGGCCCATCCCTTCCACAGTGCCCACTCCTTTGCCTTTCCCTCCAGGCATACCTcctttgcttcctcttccttcaaGTGGCCATGGAGTCCCTAGTTTGCCCCCACCTCCCTTGCAACCACCTGGACTTCCAGTGTCCAGGAGACAAATACCACCTGATCCCTATACTCATTATGCCCCTGTGCCACCCTGGCCTTGTTATCCCTCTGTGTCCCCTTCTGGCTATCCTTGTCTGCCCCCACAACCAACGGTGCCCATGGTGTCTGGTACTCCTGGTACCTATGCTGTACCCCCAACTTGCAATGTGCCTTGGGTACCCACTCCTGCTCCAGTTTCACCTTACAGCTCCAGCTGTGCCTATGGGCACATGGGCTGGGGCCCGGGGCCTCAACAGCCTCCATTCTGGTCTACTGTTTCTCCACCTCCTTTGTCTTCAGCGTCTACAGGAAGAGCTGTTCCCCCATCCAATGTGGAACCTAGTAGTAATCCAGCTGGTTCTCCTGAAGATGAACTTCCTGTGCCAGTGACTCCTTCCCTAAGTTCTGGGCCAGGCAGCCCCATAGCTCCACCAGTCGAGCCTACGAAACTGGAGGTTCAGCCAGTGCCTGTGTCTCCCCAGCCAAAACACAAAGTGTCTACCCTGGTACAAAGTCTCCAGGTCAAGACTTCACCATGTCTATCTACTGAGTGTGTAGCTGTTGGGGAGTCTGCATCAGAGAGGCTAAAGCCTGAGGCTCAGGAGAACAGAGCCAAGGAAAAGCCCCTCTCTGCAACTGTCAAGGCTGGTCCCATACCAAGGCAGAGTACTGCTCCAAAGCTGCCTGCTGTCCATCCAGCCCGACTAAGAAAACTGTCCTTCCTGCCTACTCCACGTTCTCAGGGGTCTGAGGACGTGGTACAGGCATTCATCAGTGAGATTGGTGAGTGACAGAATGCAGTTGGTATGAGAAAGGTACAGGGGCTGTCTACAAGTGTTCACCAGCCAGAAGGAATGCCTTCCACGAGGCTGCCTTTTATTGGATTTCTTTGGGAGTGTTCTGAGATACGGAGCTCTAGTTATATTGGAATTCTTGCTGTGTGCTGCTCCCTTGGTTCATTTACTTTGGACAGGGAGGCATGGAAAGGGACGACTGGGACTTCTAGGACCTGTGAACTCAGTTGATCAGGCTGGATCCTAATCCTCTTGTATTCCTTCACAGGAATTGAAGCTTCAGACCTGTCCAGTCTGTTGGAGCAGTTTGAGAAATCAGAAGGTGAGGGCACCTAGGTCGTTTAGtttccacttatttttttttttaacgcttCCTTTTGGTTTAGTCTTGTAGTAGCTTAAACTGAGATAGGGAAAGAGTAGGggcggctgggcggtggtggcgcacgcctttaatcccagcactcgggaggcagaggcaggcggatctctgtgagttcaaggtcagcctggtctacaagagctagtgccaggacaggctccaaagctacagagaaaccctgtctccaaaaaaaaaaaaagagagaaagagtagggGCAATCTCAACCACCAGGAGAGCCTCCTCATTGGCACAGGGAGGCAGCATTTCCCCTGGGAGAGTAATCTAACCTAGGGACATGGTAGGATAGCATAAGTAATTGAAAGagtaaatatggagagagtgttGGAAGGTTGGGATTggatggggattttttttctagagggAGACAGCTCTTTGGTTGAGCTTTGAGAGGTCGGATCTCATACATGGTatataaggcagaaggaggtAAAGGATGGTTCGTATAAGATGCTTTTGGAATGAAGAGCTTGATTTTCTGAAGCTAGGTACTGTGGAGATTACTGATTGTCTTCTAGAGGAGCTCATGGTAGAATTGGGGAAAGAATCTGCACATATAATTTGAGTTGATAACATATCTGTAGGTTATAAACAGAACAGCGTGACAGGTAGGCTCTGTGTTAGAGATGGAGCTTCGTGGGAGAACCTATGCGTAGCCTGTGCATGGTTTTGGATTTATTTGCTAGACAGTCTAGTATCAAGTGTGGTgtgtgcctttgatcccagcactgggaagcagatctctgagctcaaggccagcctggtttatgtggGGAGTTCTAGGCCTGttgggctccatagtgagaccctattccTGTTTATGGCTAGGACATTAGGTAGGTAGATCATGTTGAACCTTGACTACTAGGCTCATCAGTTTGGACTCTGACTCAGAATCAGTGgggaatgggtgtttctgagcAGAAGAGAAATAACTAAATGTCATTATCTAAATAGCACTGGAGGAACTGGATCTGAGCTTAGCGGGGCTATGTAGGCAAGGCTGGCTTCTTCCTCTGGGTATCAGAATGCACTTCTATGCCACCTCAGTTTGGAACATCTGGTTGGGCTTTTAACTAATATGATTTCTTTACAGCCAAAAAGGAGTGTCCTCTCCCGGCTCCTGCTGACAGCCTGGCTGTAGGAAACTCAGGGTGAGTATGGAGATGTGAGCGAGTTACCCTACAGCTGTTGGTCAGCAGCCGGCAGCACTCCAGGACTCCAGCTGGACACTTGTGGCAGAGATGTCCCATCGACTCTAGTTCTTCCCCATTTCTGTCCCCTGCTCTTTTACCACCAGACTCTGTCTTGGGTGATGAGGTTGGGGAGGGTATGTACTACCAGGAATTCTAAATGCCTTGGCGATGCCTCTTACAATTTGTAATTTGGCAAATTATGTCTTCTGGATTTCTTCCCCTCTGTTGTCAGGCTTTGGGCTTGTTCAGTGCTGGTGATGGGGTCACTTAAAGTAGTGTGGGGGGGATTTCTGGGGCTTCCCCTAATTCCCTGAAGGACACAGGCACCTGAACCTCTTTACTTCCTGGTATTCTAAGAATGAAAGGTGTCATTTTTCACATTCCACACTGATTTCAGTTAGAGTTTTTAGAGTTTTGTAGGCAAGCCTCCTCATTGAAGCTCCTAGCCAGTCTGCCTCCCCAGATTTGGCAGAACTGAATAGGCCCAGTCTACAGCATGGTCATTATGGCCCTTTTGTGCTA contains these protein-coding regions:
- the Pprc1 gene encoding peroxisome proliferator-activated receptor gamma coactivator-related protein 1 isoform X2, which encodes MAARRGRRDRVAPPPTGGPGPDPGGGVRGGGWTSWSQAPYGTVGTVSAAEQVHEEGDDSSFVSLSRLGPSLRDKDLEMEELILQDETLLGTMQSYMDASLISLIEDFGSLGESRLSLEDQNEMSLLTALTEILDNADSENLSPFDSIPDSELLVSPRESSSLHKLLTLSRTPPEHDLITPVDHLGPSTGSSRMSGVEMSLADSPWDFSPPPFLETSSPKLPSWRPSRPRPRWGQSPVPQQRSDGEEEEEVASFSSQMLAGELDNSVNSLDFPMHLACPEEEDKPTAAEVAVSAPADESISSLSELVRAMHPYCLPNLTHLASLEDELQEQVDDLTAPEGCVVLEIVGQAATAGDDLEIPVVVRQIPSGSQSLLLDESAGASPALQLLMPTMEARMEAAVPKVVPCPDQEELSLNSACLLEPREIMESLAPKELQNLPASAIQGSQRVPRKGRKKSKEQSAACLEGYTRRLRSSSRGQTTVATEVNSQAGNLQKQPQEELQREAGAPQSRGKPRAWARAWAAALEKPESENLERSAGQDSPAEEDVLDLCPKLVDTSQADPMPVDSVEAGAAAVTHAIADCIPVDQASASTELIGPLPVGPMLTDRTGIKPAVSIPTSDNLSPAGAVPANTVTVDSVPHDLAPVDPVLVKHRPTDPRRAAAAAAQGTRLSLDSSAHPKVAGPLKVEGSTSATTQEARPRPLSLSEYRQRRQQRQTEAEGRNSQPPAGKWPSLPETPTGLADIPCLVPPAPAKKTAPQRSSVPETCFVSVGTNPASPTPEPSASKPMVSVHSEQVPSHEMPLPVRPPHPTLQSVSPAGPIPSTVPTPLPFPPGIPPLLPLPSSGHGVPSLPPPPLQPPGLPVSRRQIPPDPYTHYAPVPPWPCYPSVSPSGYPCLPPQPTVPMVSGTPGTYAVPPTCNVPWVPTPAPVSPYSSSCAYGHMGWGPGPQQPPFWSTVSPPPLSSASTGRAVPPSNVEPSSNPAGSPEDELPVPVTPSLSSGPGSPIAPPVEPTKLEVQPVPVSPQPKHKVSTLVQSLQVKTSPCLSTECVAVGESASERLKPEAQENRAKEKPLSATVKAGPIPRQSTAPKLPAVHPARLRKLSFLPTPRSQGSEDVVQAFISEIGIEASDLSSLLEQFEKSEAKKECPLPAPADSLAVGNSGIDTPQEKRPLDRLQAPELANVAGLTPPATPPHQLWKPLAAVSLLAKSPKSTAQEGTLKPEGVTEAKHPAAACLQERVHGPSPVHVGSGDHDYCVRSRTPPKKMPTLVIPEVGSRWNVKRHQDITIKPVLSLGPAAPLLPCTTSQEPLDHRTSNEQAEPSAPCLAPSTLLSPEASPCRKDMNTRTPSEPPGKQRSMRCYRKACRSVSPPGRGWQGRRGRSSRSVSSGSNRTSEASSSSSVSSSSRSRSRSLSPPHKRWRRSSCSSSGRSRRCSSSSSSSSSSSSSSSSRSRSPSLSPRRSDRRRRYSSYRSNDHYQRQRVLQKERAIEERRVVFIGKIPGRMTRSELKQRFSVFGEIEECTIHFRVQGDNYGFVTYRYAEEAFAAIESGHKLRQADEQPFDLCFGGRRQFCKRSYSDLDSNREDFDPAPVKSKFDSLDFDTLLKQAQKNLRR